The genomic stretch CAATAGCTGTGTATTCTGACGGTGTTATAAAAGGCTTCAATATATTCAAAAACAAGCTTATATGCATGGTTGTAGTTATGAATACTAAACCGGTTCAACCATTCTCGTTTGATGAGAGAATGGAAAGATTCAATACAGGCATTGTCGTAAGGATAGCCAGTATGAGAATAACTTCGTTGCATATTTACAGTGGCTTCTCGCCAGGCATTAGAAACATACTGGCTACCACGGTCTGAGTGTATAATCAAAGGAAAATCGGTGTCTCGACAAGCTTTTGCTTTATTGATTGTTTCGATAACGGAACACACTTCCATAGTATCAGAAAGAGTCCAGGCAATAATCTTTCTCGCAAATAAGTCCATAACGCAGTTGAGATAGACAAATCCGTCCTGTGTCCAAATGTAAGTGATATCGGTACACCAGACAGCATTAGGGCGTTCTGGATTAAACTGTTCATCAAGAATGTTGTGAAGTTCATCACTGAAATCAGAGTCTCTGGTTGTAGTGGTCCAAGGTCTAATCCACTGAGCTTTGATACCCATTTCACGCATGTATTTACCTACTGTGCGCTGGGCAATGGTTTCCCCAGATTTGCGAAGTTCCTTGGTGATTTTAGGAGCGCCGTAATTCTGTTTTGAACTATCATAAATCTTCTGGATTTCCTTTTTGACAGCCTCTTTACGTTGCTTGGTGGAAGAGACTTTTCGGTTCAGAAAAGCATGATATCCAGAGCGAGACACGCCTAAAAATTTCAGCATTCCGGAAGTAGAGACTCGGCGTTTTGTGACTTTAGATGCCTCTACCTTGGCAGAAACTTCGGTATAGATAGCTTCTGTCAATCTTTCCCCAGAATGCCGATGGCTTTTTTTAACACATCAAGTGCATCCTGAGCGTCACGGAGCTCACGTTTGAGACGAGCGATTTCCTTTTGTTCATCTGATTCGTAGTTACCGGAACCTCTAACGGGAATGTCACCATCATGGTCACGGAACTGAGCCTCCCATTTGGCTAAGGTACTTATACCAATTCCGAGATTCTTGGCACATTCAACCTGTGTAAGATCAGGATGTTCCTTGCGATAGTTGATAGCATCCAACTTGAACTGCTTAGTGTGTTGTTTTGATTTTCTTGGCATAATGAGTTCCTCCTCTTGTTATTATACATTATTTCAAGGGATTGTCTCATTTTGTTTTGTACTAATTAGATGCTAACATCACTTTAGTTTGATTAGAATACAAACTATTAGTTTGTAGCGAAATGTATTTGGAAGAGATATAAAAGTTTAATAAATACAAAACTGGTGACACTTCAAAGTGATTTGCTGGTTTTGTATTTTTTTATTGACAAACATACGTTCTTTGTGTATTCTGTTACTACATTAATATATTGTAGTTTTATTAGAACTTTCACTGTGTTAATGCTAAGACTAGAGATATATGAAGCTAAAGATTTATATTTAGAACGAGAGATATTTGGAATTAAAAATATTGGGAATTAAAATATTGGGAATTAAAGATATATGAATCTAAGGATATTTAGAGCTAGAGATATTTGGAACTAAAGATATAGAATCTAAAGTTATATAAACCTAAAGACATTTGGAACTAAGAATATCAAACCTAATGATTTCTTGATGTAAAGATATTTGAACTAGAGATAATTATAATTAAAGATGTCAAACCTAATGATATTTTAAAGTTGATGCGAATCTTGTTTAGTCTCATAATATTCAATTTATTTAAGCAAACTTACCCAAGAGACTAGACGCAATATGAATAAATAATAGAAAGGAATGCTTCTGCGAGGACAATTAATGGAAAATACCTGGAAAAGAAATGTTTCAATATTTTTGGCTAGCCAGACGTTATCCCTATTTGGTTCTTCCCTGGTACAATATGCGATAACCTGGTACATTACGCTAAATACCAAATCTGGAATAATGATGACCATATCTATTATTTGCGGTTTTCTCCCCACCTTTTTTCTATCGCCCTTTACCGGAGTATGGGCCGATCGTTATAACCGAAAAATACTGATTATGCTTTCTGACAGTCTTATTGCAGTATCCACTCTGATATTGGCTGTTGTGTTTTTGATGGGATATGATGCCTTTTGGATGATATTTTTAGTATCAGCAATCAGAGCGGTGGGGTCAGGCATTCAGGCACCGGCAATCAATGCTTATTTGCCCCAGTTAGTACCGGAGGATAAGTTACAGAAGGTAAATGCTACAAATGGAACCATTCAGTCAATGATAATGCTGATTTCTCCTATGTTGAGCGGAGCTTTGTTAAATGAGGCTGGAATTACACCTATCTTCTTTATTGATGTAATTACTGCTGCACTTGCTGTTACAATATTGCTGTTATTTTTAAAGGTACCTTATAAGAAGGGAGCAAGGGAACTACAAAAGGTCTCTTATAAAGAAGACATGCTTCTGGGACTCAAATATGTAAGAAAACATGAGTTTGTAAGGGAATTCTTTGTGTTCAGCGGATTTTTTATGTTCCTGGCAGCTCCGGTTGCTTTTTTAACGCCATTACAGGTTACCAGAAATTTCGGTGAGGAAGTATGGAGGCTTACAGGGATTGAAATGACCTTCTCTATTGGGATGATGGCAGGAGGAATATTAATGACTCAATGGGAGGGATTTAAGAATAAAATATATACAATGACCTTATCCAGTGTGGTAATGGGAATATGTACGTTTGCCTTTGGGTTTGTAAATGTTTTCTGGATATATCTGTTCCTGATGGGGGTGTTTGGTTTTGTGATGCCTTTTTTCAATACAGTTTCTACTGTAATGCTGCAGGTTAATGTGGAAGAAGAGTACCTGGGAAGAGTATTTGGAGTTTTCGGCATGATCAGTAGTGCTTTAATGCCGCTTAGTATGCTGATATTCGGCCCTTTGGCAGATGCAATTGCCCTGGAAGGAATATTAATAGCTACCGGATTACTCTTATGCCTGGAAGGGGTTATGTTATCCACCAGGAAAGCTTTACTAAAGGTGGGGGCACCGAAGGAAAGAAGGAAAGAAGCACCTGTTGAAGGAGCAAGGGAAGAGCTGAAAGAAGAGTTTTGAGGAGTGATCAAAGAGTTGTAGAGTAGAATTAAGGTCAATTTAATATATGGATAAGAAAAAATACGGTAATTGCCATGTGTATAATAAAAGATTGTATGAACAGAGGTTATACATCATAGGCTATATATGATATAATATAATACACTGTATGAAATCATATATAAAAATTTGATAATTTGATATTGATTAACTGAACTTATAGAAATCAGTGCCCTTAATATAAATTTAGTGTTACACTTGGTATAAATTTAGAATATTGACTTTATAGTAATAATATAGTATATTAAGTTAAAATAATAAAGGCTGTGAAAAGAAAAGTAAGCAATGGATAAAGATACAGAGAGCTTTATATGGTGAGAATAAGCACAGAATACATTGCCCAAAATGGTCTTGGAGCCGCGTACCGACTACAGTATTTGTATAGGCTACGATGGGAGTGCCCATTACAGCACCAGAGTATCGACAAGTTTCCGTACTCGCTAAGGTCTATATTGTGAGATATAGATAAATTAAGGTGGTAACACGAAGCATATGCTGTCGTCCTTGAAATTATAAGTAAGGGAGGGGAGCTTTTTTTGTGTCCTTAGGCAGGAGCAGCAAGGAATATAATTAGGAATTTAGTAAATATAGAAATATAAAATTGAATAATATCTAGCAGAACCAAACTGCTTACGTAACCCAATAGTGACCGTAACGAAGTTAAAAGAAAGAGGAGTAGGTGATAACATGCCAATTAAGGTTCAGAGTGAACTACCGGCTAAAAAAGTGCTGCAAGATGAAAATATATTTATTATGGATGAGGGAAGAGCTGTACATCAGGATATTCGTCCTTTACGTATAGCGATATTGAATCTCATGCCCTTAAAGGAAGATACAGAGGTTCAAATTTTAAGAAGTCTGTCCAACACACCTCTTCAGGTGGATATCACTTTTTTATCAACAGGAACTTATGTTGGTAAAAATACCGCATCCAGCCATCTGGATCAATTCTATCTTACTTTTGATGATATCAAGCATTTGAAATTTGATGGACTGATTATAACAGGAGCACCAGTTGAGCAGATGAAATTCGAGGAGGTTACTTATTGGGAGGAGCTTAAGACTATAATGGAATGGTCAAAGACAAATGTGACTTCTACCTTTCACATCTGTTGGGGAGCCCAGGCTGGTCTTTATTATCATTATGGGATACCTAAGATTTCATTGGAGGAAAAGCTTTTCGGTGTCTATAAGCATCATGTCTTAAATCGTAAAATACCTTTAATTAGAGGCTTTGATGACGTATTTTATGCACCACACTCCAGATATACAACTGTCTCTAAAGAAGAGATACTCAAGAAGCCGGAACTAACTGTATTGGCAGAATCCAAGGAAGCCGGAGTGTTTATTGTGATTGCAAAGGACGGAAGACAGGTGTTTGTAACCGGCCACCCTGAATATGACCGGACTACTCTTGATAAAGAGTACAAAAGAGATGTCGATAAAGGTCTGGATATTGATTTGCCGGAGAATTATTACACAGATGGGTTGACGTATGTAAGGCCAGAACTCACCTGGAGATCTCATGCCAATGCTTTGTATACGAATTGGTTGAATTATTATGTTTATCAGGTAACGCCTTATGATTTGGATGAGATGCCGTTTGTTTACGAGATTTAGTGAGGGCTGCAGAAAGATTATTAGTTTTGATTTTCAAAATATGTACTTTGGATGAATTCGAATCAAAAGGTTTAAAACGGGTGGAATGGGGACACCAGGAAGGGAGGTGCATACACTTGAAAAAATACAATAAACTAGTAAGAGATAGAATTCCTGAAATGATTGAAAAGGATGGACACAAAGCTAAATTTAAGACACTTTCTGATAAAGCTTATCTCACAGCTCTTGATAAAAAGCTCTTGGAAGAAGTGAAAGAGTATCAGGAAGATAAGAGTATTGAGGAAATGGCAGATGTGCTGGAAGTGTTATATACTATTTGTAATACCCGTGGATATACAATCGATGAGTTAGAAGTAAAACGTCAGGAGAAATATATAGCGCGAGGTGGCTTTGAAAAGAAATTGTTTTTGGAGTATGTGGAGGATGACAAAGCTAATCAGATAGAAACGGTATCAGATATGAAAGCTATTAAGAAGTGGAGGGAGATACCAGAAGATTGGAAGAAGATACTTTTGAACAATGTGTTTTGCAGTAATTGCAAGTTAACATCTATTGTGGATTATGCAGTTGTAAATGATACACATGGCATTGTACTTCAAGGGAAGTGTGCTAAGTGCGGCAACTCTGTTGCCAGATATGTGGAAGATTATTGATTTTTTAGATGAACATAAATCTAACAAATGTGAAGCGGGAAATATCACAATAGTAGGACTACAAGGTCACGGTAAAACCAACCGTGACCTTATTTTTATGTCTGAAATCTGTACAAAGCTATTGAAACTATAATCATTTGAAATAGACACATTAACAATTTAGAAACAATTTAGAAACACAATACAAATATCCAGGGATTAAACTTATCTAACAAATAATTACTGAACCAAAGAGAAAGGAGCTTTTCATTTATGAAAATAGAAAAGCAGCAGAATAAAAAGAAAATCAAAAGAGTAGAAAAAAGTATCAGAAGTCAAATAATCGCAACAGGACTCTGCCCATTAGTAATGATGTCTACATCCATTTCAATATTGTCCCTCAGGGGAGTTGACCCAATGCTCGTATCCAATACCATTGCCTTTGTGCTCCTGATTGGAATTGTTCAGCTGCTCTATGTTGCACACAGTATCGTGAAACCTATCCGTATTGCGGAGGAATGTATTATGCAGGTAGCTGAAGGCAGACTGGATTTTGATATTGATGATAAAATGAGAAAACGCCGGGATGAGATCGGCTCAATGGCTGAATCCCTGATGGGTTTAAGAGATAAATTAAAGGGTACTATGACTGATATTCAGGAAGTATCCCATAAACTGTTAAGCTCCGAGGAGGTTATGGAAAGAATGGTGGTAGAAGCCAATTCAGTAACTGGTCAAATTGAAACGGCAGTAGAAATGATTTCCAAGGATGCAAAAAATCAAAATATTGATATGAAGGAAGCCTCTGAGCATATCGAAAGAATTGGACTTATGATAAGTAATATCGTGAGCAGTGTGGAGCTTTTGGAGGAGACCTCAGCTAAAATGAAAGAGGATGGAAATAAATCCAGCGAAATCATGGAGGATCTTGATAAATCCAATCAAAGAACCAATAATGCAATTGAGAGGATAAACCAGCAAGTGCATTTAACCTATACCGCTTCTGTGCGAATCAATGATGTCATTCAGATGATAACTTCCATAGCCAAACAGACGGTTCTGCTTGCCCTAAACGCCAGCATAGAAGCAGCCAGAGCAGGAGAACATGGCAAAGGATTTTCTGTAGTTGCTGAAGAAATCAGCCTATTGGCTAATCAATCAAGTGCCTCTGCTAAGGAAATCGACGCTATCATAAGAGACCTCTCAACAGAATCCGGTAAAATGTTAGTTATTATGAAGGAGGTGTTGACAGATGTTGATAAACAGAAAGTAAAACTGCTTGAGACTCAGGGCCATTTTATGAAAGTGAATGCTGGAATTGGAGTCAACCTACAGGGAATTCTGGAAATCAAAACACAAACACAAATTTGTGATGCGGCAAAAGACAAGATAACAGAAGCCATTGAAGCCTTGCGAATGATATCCGAGGTAAGCGTTTATTCTACCAATGAGACCAAAGCATCGGTTACCGGTTTAAATCAGAATATAGGTGAAATTGCTGTTTCCGCTTCTCAACTTAAGGATTATGCGGAAACTTTGAATAACCAGATAAGATATTTTTCAGTTGAATAAAATAGAAGGCCTTTGCCTGTTTTTATGATATTATATATACGGAGCGTACCATGAAGGATAAAAAGAAATTAAATCTAATCCAATATGTCAAAGAGACAAATGTTTTCTTCAAAACCCAGTACGGAAGCAACATAAGCCGTTCCCTGCATTTAACTGGTGCAGCCATAACTGTCAGTTTTTTTATTGTGGCAGGCAAACTGTTTATGGGAATATTGTCCTTGTCTTTTTTTGCTTGTGCAAATGCATTTTATTCAATTGGAATGATTGTTGCAAAAAGTATAGCCTTAACCGGAATCAGAAAAGCCAGTGATATAAATAAACAATATCAGTACTTTATTTACTCCAGCACGGTACTTATATGTTCAAGCCTACTTTATATCCTGTATTCTGTTCGGTTGTTTTATAGCCCGATGACAGCCTCCTACCACATGATTGCTGCTTTGGGAATCGCTGCAGTTACTTTTACAGAAGTTGGACTGAACATTCGAGGAGTAATAGTAACCAGGTATAATAATACTCTACTTTTACATGCAATTAAAATGATAAATCTATCTGCTTCATTCATAGCATTGGTATTAACGCAGACT from Anaerocolumna sp. AGMB13020 encodes the following:
- a CDS encoding IS3 family transposase → MTEAIYTEVSAKVEASKVTKRRVSTSGMLKFLGVSRSGYHAFLNRKVSSTKQRKEAVKKEIQKIYDSSKQNYGAPKITKELRKSGETIAQRTVGKYMREMGIKAQWIRPWTTTTRDSDFSDELHNILDEQFNPERPNAVWCTDITYIWTQDGFVYLNCVMDLFARKIIAWTLSDTMEVCSVIETINKAKACRDTDFPLIIHSDRGSQYVSNAWREATVNMQRSYSHTGYPYDNACIESFHSLIKREWLNRFSIHNYNHAYKLVFEYIEAFYNTVRIHSYCDYLSPDEYEKLYERAKSLPAA
- a CDS encoding MFS transporter, whose amino-acid sequence is MENTWKRNVSIFLASQTLSLFGSSLVQYAITWYITLNTKSGIMMTISIICGFLPTFFLSPFTGVWADRYNRKILIMLSDSLIAVSTLILAVVFLMGYDAFWMIFLVSAIRAVGSGIQAPAINAYLPQLVPEDKLQKVNATNGTIQSMIMLISPMLSGALLNEAGITPIFFIDVITAALAVTILLLFLKVPYKKGARELQKVSYKEDMLLGLKYVRKHEFVREFFVFSGFFMFLAAPVAFLTPLQVTRNFGEEVWRLTGIEMTFSIGMMAGGILMTQWEGFKNKIYTMTLSSVVMGICTFAFGFVNVFWIYLFLMGVFGFVMPFFNTVSTVMLQVNVEEEYLGRVFGVFGMISSALMPLSMLIFGPLADAIALEGILIATGLLLCLEGVMLSTRKALLKVGAPKERRKEAPVEGAREELKEEF
- a CDS encoding transposase; the protein is MPRKSKQHTKQFKLDAINYRKEHPDLTQVECAKNLGIGISTLAKWEAQFRDHDGDIPVRGSGNYESDEQKEIARLKRELRDAQDALDVLKKAIGILGKD
- a CDS encoding methyl-accepting chemotaxis protein, encoding MKIEKQQNKKKIKRVEKSIRSQIIATGLCPLVMMSTSISILSLRGVDPMLVSNTIAFVLLIGIVQLLYVAHSIVKPIRIAEECIMQVAEGRLDFDIDDKMRKRRDEIGSMAESLMGLRDKLKGTMTDIQEVSHKLLSSEEVMERMVVEANSVTGQIETAVEMISKDAKNQNIDMKEASEHIERIGLMISNIVSSVELLEETSAKMKEDGNKSSEIMEDLDKSNQRTNNAIERINQQVHLTYTASVRINDVIQMITSIAKQTVLLALNASIEAARAGEHGKGFSVVAEEISLLANQSSASAKEIDAIIRDLSTESGKMLVIMKEVLTDVDKQKVKLLETQGHFMKVNAGIGVNLQGILEIKTQTQICDAAKDKITEAIEALRMISEVSVYSTNETKASVTGLNQNIGEIAVSASQLKDYAETLNNQIRYFSVE
- a CDS encoding nucleoside triphosphate pyrophosphohydrolase — protein: MKKYNKLVRDRIPEMIEKDGHKAKFKTLSDKAYLTALDKKLLEEVKEYQEDKSIEEMADVLEVLYTICNTRGYTIDELEVKRQEKYIARGGFEKKLFLEYVEDDKANQIETVSDMKAIKKWREIPEDWKKILLNNVFCSNCKLTSIVDYAVVNDTHGIVLQGKCAKCGNSVARYVEDY
- the metA gene encoding homoserine O-acetyltransferase MetA, with amino-acid sequence MPIKVQSELPAKKVLQDENIFIMDEGRAVHQDIRPLRIAILNLMPLKEDTEVQILRSLSNTPLQVDITFLSTGTYVGKNTASSHLDQFYLTFDDIKHLKFDGLIITGAPVEQMKFEEVTYWEELKTIMEWSKTNVTSTFHICWGAQAGLYYHYGIPKISLEEKLFGVYKHHVLNRKIPLIRGFDDVFYAPHSRYTTVSKEEILKKPELTVLAESKEAGVFIVIAKDGRQVFVTGHPEYDRTTLDKEYKRDVDKGLDIDLPENYYTDGLTYVRPELTWRSHANALYTNWLNYYVYQVTPYDLDEMPFVYEI